The genomic window AAAATAGATTATGCCAACACATGCAtagaaatatttcaaaaaaaattagtaatattttATACAAGCAACCGGTATTTTTTTCGGTAGTGTGATACAATTTCAATCGATGAATGCGATTGATGAAGCCACTATGCTTGAAATGTTAATGATTTATAGACAGAATCAAGCTCATGTGCCAATCCTGAAGTTGTATGTTGAGTTCGAGCAATTGGGTAATACCCACGAAGCAGATGAATCGTTGCTAAGTGGAGAAGACAACATAGACTGGAAAGAAAACAATAGTGATAGTGAAGAAGAGTTCTTAGCCAACAATGACATGTTGGGAGGAAACGACGGAGGGAACAAGAGTCATCCTGAAAGGGAAGTTCATGGTTCAATAAACACGATCGCAAGCCGATATTCATTCGATGTGCCATTTTTCATGCGTGCTTTGGACCTCGACGCTATGCACGCACCAGAATTTGCTGAGTTTGCAAATCCAAGTATGTGACTTTATCATTTTGTAAAGAATGTtggtaaaattttaattttgtttttaaagaaGGCAGATTATTTCAAGATTTTGCATGTTGCCACAGTAGTTGATAGTAAGGTTATTTTGCaccgaaaataaaaaataaataagtttcaTTATTTTGCTTGATATGGTAACTTCATGAAACAAACTACCTATAGACCagtgatattttaattttattttgagttAAGATGTTAAACGCTATGAGATGTAGTTTTATAGAACTTTGAAATTGTTATTCCTTATTTGTAGGCATTCCCTTTGTGCAAGATGGTGAGTTTGCTGTTGGAATGGAATTTGGTTCTAGGGAGGATATGGTCATGGCAATTAGGAGGTATACCCTTTCTAAAGGGGTCGATTACAGGGTCTACGAGTCTGAGCCTCTGACGTTTTATGCAAAGTACCTGCAGTATGGTAGAGGTTCTGATTGGCTAATTCAGGCTAGTTTGATTCAACGAAAGTGTTGTTGGAAAATTAGGCGATACAATGAAAGTCATATGTGTACTATGGGAATGATTTCTCAAGACCATTCAAAATTGGATTCAGACACAATTGCGGATGCTATCAGGCCTCTAGTTGAAGTCGACCCATCCTTGAAGGCCCGACTCGTCATTGCAGATGTTCAATCGAAGTTCAACTATACTATAAGTTATCGCAAAGCTTGGTTGGCAAAACAAAAGTCAATTGCAAAAATGTTTGGTAGTTGGAAAGTTTCTTATGAGTCTTTTCCTGCATGGTGTATGGCAATGTGTGCTCAGAACCCAGGATCCATGGTTCAGCAAGATACTACACCAGCATATCATGGATCTGAAGTGGAGGAAGGCATCAAAATAATGCATCGAGTATTTTGGAGTTCCATCCATGCATTAGAGAAATCCGACACTGTAAACCATTCGTGCAGGTTGATGGCACACATCTGTATGGTAAATACAAAGGAGCTCTATTGGTTGTTGTGTCTCAAGATGGAAACAAAAATATTGTGCCACTTGCTTTTGCCATTGTTGAAGGAAAGACTGCCGATGTATGgtattttttccaaaataatctACGGAGGAATGTCGTCAGGAGGGATGGTGTAGGTATTATTTCTGATTGGCACGACTCTATTAGCGCAGCGATGGCTAGATGTAACGATTCGTGGAGTCCTCCGAGGGCATTTCATCCTTTCTGTGTGAGGCATATCGCATCAAACTTCTTACGAAGATTCAACTCACCGTACTTGCAGAAACTCATTGTAAATATGGGTAAAGCATGTTTTTTTATACAAAGCTGGTCGCTGTGGATTTAATTTGTGTTATACTTTTAGAATTAGTAATGAGTTGTATTATCTTGAAACAAATTTCTGTGTAGGGTGTTCGAAGACAGAACAACaattagggctggaagtgagtcaagccagctcatgagctAGCTCGAGCTCGACTCATTAATAGCTCGATAAGCTGAACTCGTGAGCTGGtaagccgagcttgagcttggataagctcagctcattagctcgtgatctgccttgattatatatataatattaaaagtatagATAAAAtgcatgtattttctggctgaaattgagggacttgagcaaaaatcagattcagaggttgaagaaggactgcagatgctgttggattctgacctccctacactcaaaatggattttctggagctatagaagtccaaagggtgcgctcttaattgcgttagaaaagtagacatccagggctttccagcaatatataatagtccatactttgcccgagtttagacgatgtaaactggcgttcaacgccagcttcctgccctattctggagttaaacgccagaaacaggttgcaaagtggagttaaacgccagaaataggttacaaactggcgttcaactccaagagaagcctctacacgtgtaaagctcaatgctcagcccaagcacacaccaagtgggccccggaagtggatttctgcatcatttactcatttatgtaaaccctagtaactagtttagtataaataggactttttattattgtatttacatcttcggatcatctttgatcagttatatgctatcttagacctttatgggggctggccattcggccatgcctggaccactatcacttatgtattttcaacggtagagtttctacacaccatagattaaggtgtggagctctgctgtttctcatgaattaatgcaaagtactattatttttctattcaactcaagcctatttcttatctaagatatacacttgttcttcaacttaaggaaggtgatgatccgtgacactcatcatcattctcacccatgaacgcatgcctgacaaccacctccgtcgtccaagtaataccttacgtgagtaagggtcgaatcccatagagattgttggtatgaagcaagctatggtcaccttgtaaatctcagttaggcggatataaaatagtaatgtggttttcgaaaataattaataaaatagggatagagatacttatgtaaatcattggtgagaatttcagacaagcgaatagagatgctttcattcctctgaacctctgctttcctgttatcttcatccaatcagtcttactcctttccatggctggctttatgtaatgcatcaccattgtcaatggctactttcggtcttctctcgggaaaatgatccaaatgccctgtcacggcacggctaatagtctggaggcatcacccttgtcaatgatTTCATcatatcctctcagtgaaaatggtcaacgcaccttgtcacggcacggctattcatctgtcggttctcgatcatgctggaataggatttactatccttttgcgtctgtcactacgcccggcaatcgcaagtttgaagctcgtcacagtcattcaatcattgaatcctaatcagaataccacagacaaggtttagactttctggattctcttgaatgccgccatcattctagcttataccacgaagattctaattaagagatctaagagatactcattcagtcgaaggtagaacggaagtggttgtcaggcacgcgttcatagggaatgatgatgattgtcacgttcatcacattcaggttgaagagcgaatgaatatcttagaagcgaaataagatgaattgaatagaaaacagtagtactttgcattaatctttgaggaacagcagagctctacaccttaatctatggagtgcagaaactctaccgttaaaaatacataagtgaaaggtccaggcatggccgagatggccagcccccaaaacgagatcacaggatcaaaatacaatccaggatacctaatacaatagtaaaaggtcctatttataataaactagctactagggtttacaaaagtaagtaattgatgcataaatccacttccggggcccacttggtgtgtgcttgggctgagctttgagtgttgcacgtgtagaggtccttcttgaagttgaacgccaacttttgtgccagtttgggcgttcaactctggttttggctccttttctagcgctggacgccaggtttgggtaggaagctggcgttgaacgccagtttacgtcgtctattcttggccaaagtatggactattatatatttctggaaagccctggatgtctactttccaacgcaattaaaagcgcgcaattttaagttctgtagctccagaaaatccactttgagtgcagggaggtcagaatccaacagcattagcagtccttcttcaacctctgaatctgatttctgctcaagtccctcaatttcagccagaaaatacctgaaatcacagaaaaacacacaaactcatagtaaagtccagaaatgtgaatttaacataaaaactaatgaaaacatccctaaaagtaactagatcctactaaaaacatactaaaaacaatgtcaaaaagcgtataaattatccgctcatcacaacaccaaacttaaattgttgcttgtccccaagcaactgaaaatcaataaGGAtataaagaagaaaatatactataaattccaaactatcaatgaaacatagcttcaatcatatgagcgggacttatagctttttgcctcttgaatagttttggcatctcactctatccgagtaggaacaaggaatgagtccaccttagtgatgggtgcgtttccttcttgaggaaccaatgatgtccttgagctcttctatgtctcttccttgtctttgttgctcctccctcattgctttttgatcttttcttattttatggagcatgatggagtgctcttgatgttccacccttagttgcttccaataattgtgtgggagaaaatgtatcccctgaggtatctcagggatctcttgatttgcagttaaatgttctaccactgagctatagacccttgatgaaagcttttgtcttcccttttctctttctagaggtttctctggctttaggtgccatcaatggttatggaaaaaacaaaaaagctatgcttttaccacaccaaacttagaatgttgctcgccctcgagcaaaagaagaaagaatagaagaagaagaagaagatatggaggagatggatgggtgtgtgtattcggccatatgggtgggattgggtgggagagagatgttgaattttgaaggtagtgtgtgtatggatgtgagtggtaaatggaaaacagaagggatgatcatgaatgaaaagagagatgatgaggtaggtggggatcctgtggggtccacagatcctgagatgatcctgtggggtccacagatcctgaggtgtcaaggcatttacatccctgcaccaatttaggcatgtaaaatgcccttgcacacaactctgggcgttcagcgccaggttggtgcccattttgggtgttcaacttccatttgttgccatttctggcgttgaacgccagaaccatgcttgttctgggcgttcaccgccaggatgctgcccattttgggcgttcagcgccagaaccatgctctgttctggcgttgaacgccaggcagatgcttcctccagggtgtgatttttcttctgctgtttttgattctgttttcaatttttatatttattttgtgactccacatgatcatgaacctataaagacatataaccaagaaaaatatagttagataaatagaaattgggttgcctcccaacaagcacttctttaatgtcaatagcttgacagtgggcactcatggagcctcacagatgttcagagtattgttgaaactctccaacaccaaacttaaagtttggatatgggagttcaacaccaaacttagagtttggttgtggcctcccaacaccaaacttagagtttgactgtgggggcttgggttgactctgctttgagagaagcttttcatgcttcctctccatggttgcagagagagatccttgagttttaaacacaagggagtcctcattccattgaaggactagttcacctctatcaacatcaatcacagctcttgctgtggccaggaaaggtcttcctaggatgatggattcatcctcttcctttccagtatccaggactatgaaatcagcagggatgtaaaggccttcaacctttacaaatacgtcctctacttgtccatatgcctgttttcttgaattgtctgacatctctaatgagattttagcagcttacaccccatagattcccagtttctctattacagagaggggcatgaggtttattcctgaaccaaggtcacacagggccttaaagatcatggtgcctatggtacaaggtattatgaactttccaggatcctgtcttttctgaggcaatgtcagttgatccagatcacttagttcattgatgaacaagggaggttcaacttcccaagtatcaatgccaaataatttggcattcagcttcatgattgcaccaagaaacttggatgtttgctcttcaataacatcctcattctcttcagaagaggaatactcattagagctcatgaagggcataaggaggttcaatggaatctctatggtctctagatgagccttagagtcctttggttcctcagagggaagctccttattgatcactggacgtcccaggaggtcatcctccttgggattcatgtcctcctctccttctttgggttcggccatggtgcttatgtcaatggccttgcattctccttttggattctcttctgtattgcttgggagagtactaggagggatttcagtgatccttttactcagctggcccacttgtgattccagatttctaatggaagatcttgtttcattcatgaagcttacagtggccttagatagatcagagactaagtttgttaaattagaagtgttttgttcagagttctctgtctgttgctgagtggatgatggaaaaggtctgtttcttccaccattattaaagccttgttaaggcttttgatccttccatgagaaatttggatgatttctccatgatgagttataggtgtttccataaggttcacctaagtaattcacctctgctattgcagggttctcaggatcataagcttcttcttcataagaagcctcttgagtactgttggatgcagtttgcattccattcagactctgagaaatcatattgacttgctgagtcaatattttgttctgagccaatatggcattcagagtatcaacctcaagaactcccttcttcataggcgtcccattattcacaagattcctttcataagtgtacatgaactggttatttgcaaccatgtcaatgagttcttgagcttctgcaggcgttttctttaggtgaatggatccacctgcagaagtatccaatgacatctttgataactcagataaaccatcatagaatatatccaggatggtccattctgaaagcatgtcagaaggatactttttggtcagtcctttgtatctctcccaagcttcatagagggattcaccttctttctgtctgaaggtttgaacatccactctaagcttgctcagcttttgaggaggaaagaacttggctaagaaagccttgaccagcttatcctaagagttcaggctatccttgggttgagaatccaaccatattctagccctgtctcttacagcaaatgggaaaagcatgagcctgtagacttcaggatctactccattagtcttaacagtatcacatatctacaagaattcagttaagaactgaaaaggatcttcagatggaagtccatgaaacttgcagttttgctgcatcagagaaattaattgaggtttcagctcaaagttatttgctccaatggcaggaa from Arachis ipaensis cultivar K30076 chromosome B09, Araip1.1, whole genome shotgun sequence includes these protein-coding regions:
- the LOC107615969 gene encoding uncharacterized protein LOC107615969, with translation MNAIDEATMLEMLMIYRQNQAHVPILKLYVEFEQLGNTHEADESLLSGEDNIDWKENNSDSEEEFLANNDMLGGNDGGNKSHPEREVHGSINTIASRYSFDVPFFMRALDLDAMHAPEFAEFANPSIPFVQDGEFAVGMEFGSREDMVMAIRRYTLSKGVDYRVYESEPLTFYAKYLQYGRGSDWLIQASLIQRKCCWKIRRYNESHMCTMGMISQDHSKLDSDTIADAIRPLVEVDPSLKARLVIADVQSKFNYTISYRKAWLAKQKSIAKMFGSWKVSYESFPAWCMAMCAQNPGSMVQQDTTPAYHGSEVEEGIKIMHRVDGTHLYGKYKGALLVVVSQDGNKNIVPLAFAIVEGKTADVWYFFQNNLRRNVVRRDGVGIISDWHDSISAAMARCNDSWSPPRAFHPFCVRHIASNFLRRFNSPYLQKLIGVRRQNNN